TATCAATCATAAAACCTCTATATAAAAAAGGAAGGAAAGATGAAGCAAGTAATTACAGACCAATTGCGCTAATTCCGGTCTTGTCTAAGATCTTTGAAAAGATTATCCacaatagaataaataattttgcagAGCGATTTAATCTTTTTAATACCTCTCAACACGGATTCAGAAAAAATAGATCTACTTCAACTGCTATGTTTGAGCTAGTTAAGATAATATTTGAATCAGTAGATAAAGGAAAATTAACAACTGTTCTTTTTCTGGATATGTCTAAGGCTTTCGATTTAGTTCATCAtgagatattattaaataaactcgAATACTTTGGCCTTCGTGGAAATGTACATAAATGGCTAAGGTCATACCTAAGTgacagaaaacaaaaaactgTCATGCAAAAGCAATTAGGTGAAAATGTAAGAGTTTATGAATCAGAGTGTGTAAACAATGGTTATGGTGTACCGCAGGGTAGTATATTAGGCCCTCTGCTGTTTCTAATATACATAAACGACCTTTCCGTAAATGTATCTCACCCTTCTATTCTTTTTGCTGATGATACCACAATAATTATACCTTGTGATGATAAACGGACTCATGAAGCTGAAGTAAACAATTCATTAAAAGAAACTGTGAACtggttagaaaataataatctaagtgtaaatataaaaaaaaccaaatgtatacaatttaaaacaaaaaaaggacaAACTCAGACATTagacataaaatttaataatgaaactaTTGACATTGTTGAACATACACATTTTTTAGGAATTAAATTTGACGAGCATTGCGATTTTAATTATCACATAGAGGACATTTgtcgtaaaattaataaatttatatatcctTTACGCCGTCTCAGACGGACAGTCTCATTTGATGCAGCACTGACAGCATATCATGGGTATGTTATGTCCTTACTGCGGTATGGAATTGTAATATGGGGACACTCCGTAAATATGATGAAATTATTTGTTACACAAAAAAAGTGCATAAGGGCCGTTTTTCTTATGGAGCCAAGAGACTCATGTAGACCCATTTTTCAAGCCCACAATCTACTTACACTGACATGTCTATACATCTATGAGACTTCAGTTTTCGTACACCGACACtcggaatattttaaattaaatgaaaacccACGTAAACGAAATAAATTTCGGTTATGTCAaatgcaatacaaattaaagcaGACATTAAAGTCACCACACGCTATGTGcatcaaaatatacaataaattagaTGCAGATTTAAAGAGCCAAACTActcgaaattttaaaacaaatctcTTTCGTTGGCTGTGTAATAAATCGTTCTACTCATTAGACGAATTTTTCGctagataaattttaatttgatttattttgtgtaatctaATATTAATGCATGATTCTcttataattttctattatatctgactattaaaataacatgtcTTCCTGCGGTAGATCGTAATTTCATTTGGACATATtttcgtataatttaattttcattatgtaggtatatttaaatgtcaatcttaattgtatttattttattagtaacaattataacattgtaagtaaataatattacttaaacagtgctttataaaattgtaaaatttgcacaccatgttaatggtaatacactgtgactaattatacttgtaaaacaccatttgtatacgtgtattaggcaaataaaatttcatttcatttcatttcatttcatttcatttcatagcatccaagagaaaatcagtctataattgaatgaaccttagacctggtacataaaatgaaataaaatgttaaacatgtgttaatctatcaatttactttaattcagacaaaagactctttctcttaaagaaatgcttttttttttttaatgataataaagacttcttgaaaatattgcgatttatgattgtaataattttagtatgtaatccaatcctagtagttatcactagataagaaaagatgatatttgactatgtattgtataattatcttcagactacccccttttttgtaataatagtagcataaacctgtcttagaccagaccaccccctttgttatatacctctagtttgctatcagaggttttacctattcattaattttagtatattcttttttttaattctgttaaatttcttttttttttttttttttggctatatccattaattattttactgatgtaatgatttaagtctctatattgattcatacttgatgcagaccacccatcagttgcatgcaggtaccaacaactcggtggcgtgcactttgtagatgcacaaatgtactgactacctaaggacccaataccaatctatattcaaaacctataccacttaatatgttggccaaggaattttctaatttttttttttttttacctttagtgtactagtataccctagttaaaactttatgcacatatcattgtaaccatccgaatatataattctaaccacaaccccataataattactaattttcataattatacaaaatgttgcaatctaataaaatgctagaaataaacaaatgagacatggattaaatacactagtgtatctgcaaataataaactgattgattgaatctaaaacaacagcaatagtatggttaatttacttgtatgtagaatctatacatctgcacatgaccattaatgaaaagagagcccaacgtcacccacccacaaaactgtcaaaatatgtcttagacaaatattttacaacctatttatggcaatctgtgtctctttacttgaagtccatacagactgggctctaagacaatttgtgatcaatgatattattataattaattatttattactcaattgtcacacaagtaactttttaatatcaccctaaaaaaaatctccaatttaattaattataagatttcattaagatgaatatcataatatctcttagtactcttgtagataagccgaatataataatattcatggataagaatcatttactgtgttgctgcagattgttaataactgttctatactaaataggctgaaggcatgttgtcaacgcttgaatagttaaataggttttcaaacataactacaaatttatttttcaagaaatctatcaatccaatttcttaaaagatttaaaaaaatttatattaagtacatacagtaatctacataatgatatatctaagcaaatcctatctgaaaatattgtaatagctgtctcaaaacttgttatcaggtacctacatcaaggcctaaaataatacttgaaccattacataaaacttcatatatttttaatttttatgttattcagtcataaaaactcacatataacaaatgtatagtttgaagttacaggcacaaaaaaaaacaatattttagttaattcattttagtcccatgtcagcaacggatgtaatgtagttctataattaagatttctcaatattacattatgccagtgtcctacatcctaacaaccctagagtggtctgtcttcatacgttaatttcttgagcagtgtgtatgtgtgtgtgtgtgtgtgtgtacttttcacttaaatgattttggtttcctagatatagtcatctaacaaaaatgttttgacaataagccagacaaactgacaacctatcaaccatacttagtttcacctagtgattatttattctttgtaattttatttcatattagtcacaactgaataatttatgaggctgtttaatcaaaataataaaactcaccagacacctagtttaatatatttagacatcattggtatttctcatccgtcaaaccaacaggattccatctcatataactctgcagctaacaccacacatgcatctttgtattttgttattaatttacacgttcttctctgctctctcgcagtttttcaaataatatcctcttatgagtgctgttggactgtttgactgttttgctcataaatatcgtcaacatggtataagtgtgttacgtttacgtttcttcattcttgttagatattgtatcgacaaccgacatcgcataaatacttttaccgggaccagtgcggcgtgcgtcccatagccgtcagtggtatacatacttaatggttgtacacacgtatgatttttatcgcatttctcgtaatgtaaaccactgtttcccaaattcacacttcatttaaatgccgttacattttctttctgtagatcgactttaatgtaggtaatgacatcgtgttcgtaggtactctcacttctgataaaagcaatggaataaaataacacaagctggaatgtataaactgtatttcaaataatttatttctcattcttaaacaaatcgttactttggtagatggataatacattaattaaatttacttcacgCCACCCAATcacatgttcgcctctttttcatagagtatatctcacaataccctaccaacctcagaataaaaccataatcattaataaacagtacagattaaaacatttatctggaagaaggagtttttatatgttgtcttatgtatttataattatttaaataattaaaaatctaacacttTTGtcgtaaaattattatcagaacgggggtgaaataggtgttagtttttttttgttaattaagagcgcgcagcacgtcggtacgatatggataaaattcgaagcgcaagcgagacgccgaattatgactttcacgtgagtgaaaagcacggagcgattgacgcgcgacgcaaattttatgacgtgagcgccaacaccatttttacctaattgcaagtaaattaaacaacataacgaaaaacaaaatggccttgttcaagatatatacctaattaagtTTAActaaataagtttgcttttcctgagattaaaagcaaaatgtgagcaaagcatgtatttttcaaaaaaataaactatcgagaaaagttttacaaattgtgtattttgtatagtcataacgaagctaacactttgaaatatcatttacccaaatatcaggctcctaacttttccagaatctgagattcagaaccatttgtaaccaccaaattacatattgcacactcttaagtcgctcatgttatatttttgtgaattgaagggggcgaaataggggttgaattgaaagtttacattgattttcacacgaagtcgcgggtgtccgctagttaattataaagtaaaaccACATATCACTTATTATagtgtagtccgattttgataattcaactttattttttttagataggtCCTTAAAATTAGTCCCATATTAATTGGAAAAAATAGTTGTGggggtaaaaaaaattatgaaataggtttagtagatccagagattacccctaaaatatcacaaactttacctctttataatattgaattaGGTCACCTATTAATACAAGGCTTTGCACctcaaagtgatcagtaggtagaaaatattataatgttacttTTCCCTTTTTAGTATCGTGAGTACgtttatgttttgaagtccgttgtaatttttatttttttaagtaattatgaATGCAAAAGTCACTTATAGCGAAATGTCTATTGGCTGTCAtctactgatccgcatcgtatttaattcgatttttaattttacggtagataaaatccgttcgatgcgatccgtgcGATGCGAATCAGTGGACGTACTTGtttgactttctatacaaagaatactaaaatcgatgcgatgcgtccgatatgtaCGATGCCGATCTGTCGACGCCTGCACTATAGCGACATTTGTAAAGCTTTAAAACTtccaaaaaacattttattctgtttttgaAGTCCACTGGTTACTAATACTATATATAAGGTGCTACCGAATCGTTAACACATCATAAAAGTAGTCATGATAGCTTCCTCCGGTTGACTATTTTACGGGATCGATTTGCGACAATGGAATGAAATCAATGTTATCTACTTATTACTAAAAAACTagcgaaaagtaaaaaaaaaaaaaaaaaatttgtcgATAAACTCATTGAGACATACGTTAACTACTAGCAGGAGAGAATCATTCCTCGGCATACATTTTTCTCTCAAAATAGATTGCCAGTAACTACATCAAAACACTCGAGAGTTTAAAAGGCGAACATAAACTTCATCAAAGAACCAAGAATATTGATGCTAGTTTAGTTGTATACAAGATTCTATTGTATAGGGGTAAACGTGGCTAAATGCCCCAGTTTTCGAAAGAgcttcattattttaataccaGATGTATTTGCATAGATAATCCCTGTAATATAGTTAgtatcattatttatatatagctcTAAAAAGAATATGTAACACTgtcctttataaaaaaaatccacactACGTTGATTTTACCTGTCTCAGTAAGCTACCTAAGAGATCGTGTGACCACGGCAATCCTTTGAGTTTTTACTACAGAATATgcataaaatacattattggtTCTGGTTAGTTGTTTTAACGATTAATACTAAATAGTTTGTACGTAACAATTTCAGataggaatatttttttgtttcatactTTTCATAGCGTGATTTTTCAGTGGTTAGGTTTTAGTTTTCAACTATGTTTGTTATTAAAACATACTGAATCGTTGAAGATATTCTCAAATCGGACTTGGCTGTTTTTtgtcattataattttaaaccaCCGCGATATACTTGTGGCTGCGCAAGTTCAATGCCATCTTGACCGTAAAGTGTAGGCTCTTAGCGTTTGCTAAATGTTTGTTATCAATATTTCTGTTACTATTCGTATTAAGTAAGTTATAACTGTGCATTTTTTATATAAGACTAACAGACGTTCTGAGGTTTCACATAGTTCGCATTCCTATGGAAATATGGGAATAAATTATAGCCTCAAATAACGTGCTTTTCTATTGGTAATAGAAttctcaaaatcggttcagtagattactCCCTACGACCTcaaaaaatcataaactttAACCTCTAACCTCTTTCTGATATTGTTATAGACAcgccaataattaaataatggcATTTCAGTAGTTCATGACGGTTCATTTGTTTTTAGTAACTAGGCATCTAAATGTTTTTGTATAATCagcaaatattgttttgtaatatcaCATGTATCTATAAGAAAAACatctaaattatataatagaGAACAAAAGAACGGATTAATCTGAAAGcataagaagaaataaagttAAAGAAACCAAAGAATTTATGAAAAAGCTGCGAAATAATATAGtgaacaattaataatttttgttatataattttttttttggtttttaaaatcAGGTACAATTTTGGGTTCACAAAGTGACAGAATAAACAtgttagataaaaattttaataaaaaaaatacaaccgacttcaaaacctaaaaacgtacccactaaactaaaaagcgaaaaataacatcataatatgttttacctgctgatcagtatgaagtcggtgcttagccggtgatgtattaattcaagccatgtgagcatatcttatagatttagattttgcagacagtgttgtttcatgtggtcctgtcagaaatggcttaaattaagacaacaccggttaagcaccgacttcatactgatcagcaggtagaacatattatgatgttatttttcgctttttagtttagtgggtacgtttttaggttttgaagtcggttgtattttttttattaaaatttttattatttttcaatttttagtgtaaaatttcatctcaaacgaatacatcagacccctaatgacagtcacaacccatcttggtacaaaattctcagcaatacaaattaatcaagcccaagcacaaggtagctaccgtaaaccgtcaaggggttcccttcattgaccttggtcttcatcatcagacccataataacagacacaactcatctaggtagaaagttctcagcaatacgaactaatcaaggccaaacacaaggtagttactgtaaactgttaaggagttcccttaattgtccttggtcttcatcaccaaacacctaaatgacagtcacaacctatctatgtggaaagttctcattaatacaaattaatcaagcccaaacacaaggtaactgctgtaaatcgctaaggagttccctcgtctgttttatgactccatcatcagattgatttcaaaccttcataattttgtatttcttaaaggtactaaatggaaaagtttacgaacacactagacacccatataattttcgaaagttcccctcaatttctccaggattccatcatcagatcttgtcatgatggcaattaGTATatggtatagtccccatttggtcccattggaccaaatggggactataccgtttcaaacaaaaaaagaatttttgaaatcggtccaggcgtctttgagtaatcggtgtacatacataaaaaaaaaaaaaaaaaaataccgaccgaattgagaacctcctcctttttgaagtcggttaaaaactgtcCAAACTAAGATTAGGATAATATTTTTCTGTAGTTTTTGGAATCCATCTTAGTGGATTACTTAAATAAAGAACGTGTAATATGGatggtatagtccccatttggtcccattggaccaaatggggactataccgtttcaaacaaaaaaagaatttttgaaatcggtccaggcgtctttgagtaatcggtgtacatacataaaaaaaaaaaaaaaaaaataccgaccgaattgagaacctcctcctttttgaagtcggttaaaaactgtcCAAACTAAGATTAGGATAATATTTTTCTGTAGTTTTTGGAATCCATCTTAGTGGATTACTTAAATAAAGAACGTGtaatatagtttataataataaagttatggCTCATCACTTGTAGTTTATATTCTTTGTTATCTTAATTCTGGCAAAGATCACAATTAGCGATTTTGCGTCCGTTTTGTTACCTGTTTCTGTTTTTCCTGCTCAGTAATTTCCATAACGTATTAATACAATGTGAAGCCTTTTCGTTTTAATTATTAGTAATCtagcaattttttttagctAAATTTAAGCCTGAAATTAACACgcacaattaatttatttttgtaataaattgcgACATTGTCGTTAATCGAAAATcacaaagaaatatttatatgttttaagAACGGAATGAGCCTCATATAACTAGGATTTCAGCAGTGAAAGATTGAAAATGTCTAAGTACCAATTTCAATATAAACTTAAAATCTATGCGGTAGGTCAACAACTTATTCAAACTTTCTGCAAGATACCATAGGGGCAtggttattaaatatattgtttgaTTAATACAGATTTATATGGAGTTTCTTAAGGTCATGGTGTAACTGAAAATACCATGCTATAGGTAGCAGATTCCGTACAGTTATGGTTTTGATCTCTAGGATGAAGTCAATATAGGTAGTGGTAAATAAGGTATTCAAACAAGTAAAgactaagtattttttaattctaaatatTCCATGTCTGTTTTATTAAGTCTGCCGCTTTTAAACCTATTGCCATTGCAGGTGCATTAGTATGTGCAGATATAGTACGAGGTAGAATACTAGAGTCAACGACTCGTAATTGCTTGATGCCATGAACTCGAAGTTCAGGGTCCACGACGGCGAGCTTGTCGCCTGCAGGTCCCATACGACATGTTGCTATTTGGTGATGTAGTGTTGCAGTAAGAGTACGAACTGCACATTCCCAGTATTCGTCTGAATCAAATGTATGCTTTCGACACGGTTTATATTTAGCTGGGTGTATTTTTGCTCCGTATCGTTGAAACGGCGCTGTCGCAGTAAGAGCTTGTACGTGTCGGATTGCCGCTACAAAAGTTGCAACATCTCTGGGATCCGTTAAATAGTTGCCATATAAACGGGGATGACTAAATGGATTACTGTCTTTCAACTCTATGTATCCAAAGGACTTGGGATGCAGTAACATTGGAAATGTACTCCATGTATCTGTACCATCGATGGAACCAAACGCCTCATCGAAAATGCTTTCAGTTATTCTCATTCCTTTGCGGACAGATTTACTCGCACCTGGCCCTCCGTCAGAGACTATGGATCCTCCTATATTAATAAGTTCTATATCTGGAACTGAAGGCTCAGGATCGTCGCTAACCGGAGTTTTTATGTAGCCAATGCCTTCTACTCCACCGGGTGATGCGTAAGCAGTATCACCGTGTTGTAGCCAGCTAATAGTGTTCCTCAGGCTCAACTCTCTGTTTTCAATGAAACTTATGCCTGTTGCATTTAAAGTATATACTAACCCTGGAAAGCAAATATGATCGTAAAGTCTACGACCCACTGGAAGGTTATGTATTACCGGTATTTTATGTGAATTTAAATGTTCTTGCGGTCCGATACCCGATAGCATCAGAAGTTGCGGTGAAGCTATTGGTCCAGCCGATACTATAACCTCTTTGCGTACTAAAGATGTATAAAGTAGATTATTACGTACATATTCTACACCATATGCTATTTTAGTTTGAGGGTCAATCAATATTTTTGTAGCTGTGGTGTCCGATAAGATATGTAGGTTAGGTCTATTTTTATGTCGGTGTAGAAATGCTTTGGCAGCACTGTATCTTCGACCGTTGCTGATTGTGACTTGAATTTGACCGAAACCTAATTCCTCTGGAGCGTTGTAGTCGACTGTGGGATGCCCCAATATTCTACCAGCTTCTAGAAAAACGTTTGATAACGGGGTTCTGAAAAAGATACGGATACAACTTTAAATATTAGCAATGAAAAAATACCGTGAAATTACTAGTTGAATAGTATGAATATGTTTGTAGCAAAATGTACTATAGTCGAATTTGCTCTTAACTTTTACCagtagataataaattaaatacaaaagaaCCGCGTATCTTACATTAAGTCTATGTCTTAAGTCTTAATCTCttaatatgtgtatttttatgtcaatattttgtcaaagtaaaaaaaatattttttcgtaatctattcaatataaaacctcaatccatttcacaaagctattcattacTACAGCTCATTTGG
Above is a window of Bicyclus anynana chromosome 8, ilBicAnyn1.1, whole genome shotgun sequence DNA encoding:
- the LOC112049944 gene encoding glucose dehydrogenase [FAD, quinone]-like, with the protein product MKTLIYFFIISSILFNDPSTGEEATFEDDSGVNDMGSSTRRKRFFWGDYQSPAVENFMKYIGSPYNTQSPSVDFFSFLRDPYPLPKGLKEPYSEYDFVIIGAGSAGCALASRLTKNRNITVLLLETGKPEMILTDVPAFAPTFQATDYVWHYYMEPQRGVCLGMNNKRCFWPRGRAVGGTSVINYMLYTRGRPKDWDRIAADGNYGWSYNDIIKYYVELENANLGGYEKQPHRGRNGEMPVEFVKTKTPLSNVFLEAGRILGHPTVDYNAPEELGFGQIQVTISNGRRYSAAKAFLHRHKNRPNLHILSDTTATKILIDPQTKIAYGVEYVRNNLLYTSLVRKEVIVSAGPIASPQLLMLSGIGPQEHLNSHKIPVIHNLPVGRRLYDHICFPGLVYTLNATGISFIENRELSLRNTISWLQHGDTAYASPGGVEGIGYIKTPVSDDPEPSVPDIELINIGGSIVSDGGPGASKSVRKGMRITESIFDEAFGSIDGTDTWSTFPMLLHPKSFGYIELKDSNPFSHPRLYGNYLTDPRDVATFVAAIRHVQALTATAPFQRYGAKIHPAKYKPCRKHTFDSDEYWECAVRTLTATLHHQIATCRMGPAGDKLAVVDPELRVHGIKQLRVVDSSILPRTISAHTNAPAMAIGLKAADLIKQTWNI